attattttgCTTTATAGGAACAGCTGGTGAATTGTCACCTAATAAGTTATATAACTCACGCTGTATTCCTGTCACCTGCGGTTTATTAACCGATGACTTCCCTTGCGCTGATACTGACACCTGGCTACCACCTTGAACGCCAGTGTCTggagatgatgattttggtttgatGTTTAGAACATCAAGAatatcagaagaagacataCTAAAATCCTTACTTCAACCCAAATTATATTAATCTCTCAACGGTAGTAGATGTATATATAGGATTCAGTTCTTGTGATTACCTATACTTATCTGAagcttctctttttcttcattcatatgatgatatacacatatgtaaagatgtttttatttaaaataaccttttcaatattcaaCAATATGGGCAAAACATGTAATTCTACTTGAAAGCATAGAGAACACTACAACATCGAGATTTATAGCTGCTGGTCCAGTATAGTGTGAATATACTCAACATATAGACTAAAAAGCAAGCTGAAAACATGCCAAACATCAAACCCATAATCTCCAGTCGGAGATATTCTCGAAAGGTTGAAAGTACTAATGAGCATTGGGAAATATTAGAAGATGGAATCAACAAGATATTCCAGGGCAAGGTTAGTGAATTGTCATTCGAGAAGTTATACACTACAGTGTATGGTTTAGtattaaacaaaaatggACCTCAGCTACAGCGAATGCTAAGTAAACTGCTTTCATATCATTTTGGTATTGTTAGGGACACATTAGAACAGCAAACAGGACTAGATGCACTCGAGAGCTTAAATTTACAATGGGATGAACAGAAAGTTTACTTAAGACAAATAAGTGATGTtttcatatatatggaCTTAGTTTATTCCAAACGAGAAAATAAACCGGATGTTTCATCGTTAGGGTCAAGGCTATTTGTGAACCAAGTTATCGAACCAGTTTCGGATATGCTCAAGGAGTCGTTAATTGATGAGATCAATAAAGCTAGAACAACATTCAATGAATATGCAGGCCTCGAAATTGTAAAAAATGCTATTTCTGTGTTAGCTAAATTGGAGATGAAGGAAGGAATGAGTAGTATCTTCCTAACTGATTTTGAACCATTTCTCCTGGAACGTTCAGAGATATATTATAAGTCGTTACATGAAAGATTGCAGCAAAGTCAAGAAGATAATGGGTGGAAAGATTTCAATGCGCTATTAAGACTTTTgaatgttgaagatgaaatgtGTAAAAGAATATTTGATGACCAGGATACAATACTAAAATTCCACAAAATCGCCGAGAAGGCTCTAGTCTCGGACAATATAGAAGAAATCGCAGCATACAGCTTAAGAAATATTGTGAAAAATAGtcaaatcaaagaaatgaGTACATTGATGTcactctcttcttcattgaagGACAGGATTGTTATTTTGGAACGTCTTTCCAATTGTATTACAGATGACGTTAATAGTATTCAGGTTGATAACACAATTAGAAAGAAGTCCGGAGCTGCAGTAAAGTGGATCCAagatttgatttcattGAAGATAAGATATTATGATCTTGTGTCCCAACTTTCAAATGACCAGGCTCTAACTTACAAATATATAAACGAGGCTTTCGGAAAGTCAATCAACGAAATCAAAGTCTTTCCAGAGTTTTTGTCATTATACTTTGATACACTACTAAAATCACCGGATTCAAAtctcaaagaaaatattacGGTGGTAAAAAATTGCAtttacttcttcaaacttttcaagGACAAAGATACTTTCGAAGTTATATACCGCCAGCAGCTTTCTAGAAGACTTTTGCAACAGAAATCTGATATCAGCGAAGAGCAAGAattaattcttttactCCAAGAGGATGTCGGAGCCTCATACACTTCTAAATTAAGAGGCATGCTCAGAGATCTGCACCTTTCTAAAGCATTCATacagaagaacaagaaaatgttACCTTCGAATCAATTAGAATTGAACATCTTAACGCAAATGTTTTGGCCACTACAAAAATCCGATATGAACAAACAAGTTAATATACCCGATTCGCTAATCTCATTAAAATCTGACTTTGAAAAGTGTTATACTATGGTACACTCTGGTCGTCTTTTGGAATGGATGTATCATTTGAGCACCATCGAGATAGCTTATCAGTTCAGAGACTCATACCACGAACTTTCCATGCAGATGTACTGCGGTATAATATTTCTATTATTCAAAGATCATCAGTCTTTGACCTTCgatgaaattgttgaattgACTAACCTCCCCGTGCAAGAAGTGCGTCGAAATTTAATTTCGATGTCTATTGCTCCCAAAACTCGTATATTACGAAAGAGTCCGCCAGGTAAAACCGTTTCAAACGAAGATGTATTCTCGATAAACCAGGAGTTTTCTGCTCCTCAAAGAAAGGTAAAGGTTCTAATGGTTTTAATGAATAGTAATAATGGCAGACCACTTACTCCAAACGAAAATTCAAGGACGTCGATTGACAAGAAGTTACTTGATTCAAGATTGAGTGTAGTAAATGCAACAATAACAAGAATTATGAAACAAGAAAGGAAACTCCACCATTCGCAGCTTCAAGAAAGGGTATCAGCATCAGTGAATTTATTTGAGGTAAATACTAGCATGTTCAAGACAAGCTTGGAATACCTAATAAATAACGAATATATCCAAAGGGATTTTGACAATACAACCTTATATCATTATTTACCCTGAGAGTATTAAACATTATATAAACTAATCcttacttctttttgagtAGATTCTTTAAATTAGTAGCCATTTTTGCAACACCCTCTGTTTCCTTCCCGCAAACAGGGCATTTAGTTGATGTTTTCATCTTGTTCATGAAGCAGGAACTGCAAAAATAATGGTTACATTTCGTCTTTACTGGATTCTTATATTCGCCCTCACAAACCACGCACTTAAATGGAATCTCTTCAGAAATTAAATCATCAAGTAGctctttctctttggaTCCGTCTACCTGCCAATCCGTATTGAGTTTCCACCCGCCAGCAAAGTCATCACGAGAATGTAAAAATTTACAACTGTCACCATACCCACAAAACCCTGTTTTTTGGAAATCCTTACAAATATCCGGTTGATAATCTGTTACTGTTACtgttttcatatttttgcTTATAGGTTTCACAAATCCTGATGgtttattctttatttGTCGctctatttcttcatccacCTCTTGTTGTAAATCCAAACGTTCTTTTCTTCGCAGCTCTATCTCACGTGTATGTTcatctttctctttcgCTAAATACGTCTCATTGCTTTCAATCGATCCGTTATCGTTCTCGTCCTTTTTATCGTCATTAATCTCTGGTTTTACTGAAGAATCATCATTGTTATTTATGGGTATCGTCTCATCGTTTATCCGCTGCCTTTTATTGACCGAAGTCTTTTTAACAACACGCCTCTTGAACATGTTTATCCTaatttgtatatatatatatattgcaatcttctgctgctcTTAGACTAAGACAATGATTATCCAACTGATGTTCTTTGTACTTTGGCTTGGTTATCGTTTTTTGCTGTTCCAATTATTATCAACACtttaaagaaataaagGATTATTTAGGAACATTTAGTAAACTGCCTGGCAGttttaaaggaaaagaggGAAGAGAAATATATCTTGAACGTACAAAGCATCAACCAACACACTTGTTTTGGTATCCATTGACCgtgattttatttttggagTTAGTTTAGTATAAACTGATAAATACATTGGTATTTTGGTAAAGATTGACTCCTGGTTAAGACTGTGTGTTTTGTGCTATTAGGAGTTTACGTTAAGGACCCGCCTGATACGATGAGCGATAGCAAGGAAACTAGAGCTCAATTCTTAGATACAGATAAGGACGAGAGTAAGGTGAGTGGGAAAGCTAGTCAGACTCTCCGTAGtgctttgaagaagcaggagaaggagaaacaaaaacgaGGACAAGGGAAGGATGGCGGCGATGTAGATagtggaaaaaaagatgatgacgaaaaAATTGTTGACTCGTCACCATTGTTGAATAGTACACCACCAACCGTTTCCAAGGCTCTAGTAAAGCTTTACCCTTATCTGATTCTTTGTAATGAGATTTTGAGTTTAGTCACTTGGACTGGTGACGATGTTTGGAAAAGTGTTTTGATGGTGATATGCTATATAACAACGGTACTATACTTCCAAGTTGTGGTAAGATATTTTGGACACTTCTTGTTTGTAGGACTTTTGTGGGGTTACTCAGCGCTTGACAACTTTGTGGAGGATACTATTAAGGAGAAACCAACATTGGATGATATTGTGCATGTTATTACGTGTGTATACACCAAGGCAGATTTGCTACTTTCCCCATTGTCTGTTTGGACCACCAATGATATTAAAAGACTCTTGCTAACAATGGCTTTCTTATCGCCCATATACGTGATAGTATCgatctttattttttcatcACAAAAATTGGTATTAATATTAGGGATATACCTACTGACATACCACTCTTCATGGTCCCGGGttacaagaagattatTATGGAAGCTAAAAATAGTTAGACTACTGGTATTTTACATTACTGGGTTGGATTTGAGCGGTGTTAACAAACATCAAGGTGGAATCTTTGCTGCAGTTCAtaagaaagtgaaaaaacTGTCATCGAACTCTCTTAGTGCAGCTGACGCAGATGATGGGAAACCTATTAGGTTCACATATGTTTTATATGAAAATCAGAGACGTTGGCTAGGTATTGGTTGGACGGCGAATATGTTGACTTACGAGAGAAGCTCCTGGACAGATGAATTTTTGAACGAAGCCCCCTCACCTGAGCAATTCAAACTTCCAGAAGAAGCGAGTGGAATGGCTTGGAGGTGGGTGGATAAGACTTGGAGGCTTGATATGACAAACGATGGTGCCATTCAGCTATCGAGTTCGAGACCAAAAACTACAGCCTCCCCTGGCAAAGATGATGGATTTATTTATTATGACAATACATGGAAGAAGCCTTCCACTGAGGACTcttattcaaaatataCTAGGCGTCGTAGATGGATAAGAACAGCAGAATTGATAAGAACAGATAGTTTATCTACAGTGGAGTCATCCACAGATTCTGTTGATGGTGGTTCAGCACAACAAACATCCGGAAGcgaaagaaggaaaagtGTTAGAATAGAAGAGCCCGATAATGGCTCAACAGGTTCGATTAGCAACCAATCTAAtaattcaagaaaagtatCATTTAGCGAGACAAGTGACGTACGGATCATACCCGATAGCTCTTTCGAGGGGACCGGAGATGCAGATGATGAGAATAATTCTGAAGTCATAGAAAACAGTGCTAATGAAAACTTCCAACGTATTGAAACACCTAGCGGCTTAAAAACGAGGACCGCTCAGACACAACCGTCTACCGACAAACAGGTGGATCAAGATGAATCCTCCTCTACAACAACTAAAGTCTAAACCGGTTATTAATCACGTGCTACATTGCCCCCTCTAAGGGACGATGTAACAAGCACCTCTTGAAGAGGTGCCTGTACGTAAACGCACATGCGCACCAGGCCTGCGTATcaatatatactatatGCATATACACGGTATCTCCTAAAATCGAAGAGTAGAGCAAATGTCATTTCACACCAAAAATttagagaaagagagagcAACCTCTTATGATATTAAGTGGTTTCCCCAAGCTCTTAAAGTCTGGTATAAAAGTCATTAACAACACCCTTCAGACAATAGGAAAAGAGGTCATacaatagaaaaaaataaaagaatataaaaCAGGGATATTGTATGCCTCATTGGTAGTTTAACAGTAAATGCAGATAAATGcgtttattattttttcaGTTGGTGTTAGATTCCTATATCgttataatattaatacTAATCGCTCTCCTAATAGATTGTtagctcttcttttccacaaacaaaataaaaacggcctgttcttttcaattggaAATGGAATTATAAGTGTGTTTTACCacatctcatctcatttACAACTTGTTAACGTTGAAGGTTGGTGGCAAAGATTGCAACAACTTCTTAGCCTTGGCAGCGTCGTTGACAATTAGAGTGTACAAGTATCTGGAACCTCTTAGCTTGAACTTGGTTTGTCTGAAAGCCTTACcgttcttgttcaacttcttgttgatcttgACGGTAGCAGAGTTGACGTCTTGTCTTCTGATCAATTCCAAGAATTCCTTAATGTCAGCGATTTCCTTAGCCATTTTTGATTGATACTTTCTTAGGGTCGAAGCTACAATGTAAACACCAATAAAACAGTAATAACCAAGACTTAAACTAATATATCAAGCGTTATTAACAACTTTACAAGAGGGCTAAAGACTACTAAAACGTCTAAAATTGCACCAAGTTTGGTGAAACTAGCACTATTCGGAGCATTCGAGGCGATGAGATTTGGTTGGTGAAATTTCGCTGGGTACAAGCAAGCtagggaaaaaaaacatgCCTGTATGTTACATGTGATGTACGGATTTATTGCTCTAATTATGCGGGGCATGGGTGTTAACAACCACAATTCCAACATTCCTCTGCTTCTCATGAGAGGGATCTTGTACCAGGAAAGCGTTTGGTCCTTCCTAATATGGTATCAACCCTcttttttctattcttttttgggTGTCAGGGTGTTAGAtgttttatatttttgtGATGTATGGGTGTATATGAGAAAACAGGGACGTTCTATAGTCATCGTCATGTGATCACAAGTGGTTGGGTATTTCCCTGGCCCCGCACACAAAACTCCCCCCCCAAGTAAAGTGAGAAAGTgagtcagtcagtcagtcagtccTGTATGATCCTGCTTGTTAATGAAGTGCACTCGCTGTACGTTTTAGAGCGACTGGTAGGTATACGAAACCGATACATTAAAAATAGCTATATTTGGCTgatttatatatagatagatGTATAGATATTTTGCCTCTTCACAAAACATCTTCCATTTCAACGCCTTCgagctcttcttcttcttgatcgtGTTCTTGTGCCTGGTCTAATTGTTCCTGTGCGAGCTGTTCTGCATCTTCTGAGTTTTGGGCTAGCTCACCAAGAGTAGCAGCTCTCTCAGCTTCCTTCAACTTTTTATATTCCGATTTCAAAGTATATTTCAATGCGTAAGGACCCTTCTTGACTAACATTGCGACTTGGTCTAACGATTCCTTCAAATATGCCTCCGGCTGTCTAGTTCTCTCTTTCAAACCCTTCAAGGACCAATAATCGTACTCATCAAATAGCTTGAATAAAAGATCCAAGAGCTCTTTCTTTGGCAAACGGATGGCCCTTGcattgttcttcttctccttcccGACTTTCAAGAACTTGGAGGTATCTGATCTCATCGACATACCAGCATTACTCATTGTAACACCAGGCGTTTGATCGAGCACTGTGACCGTTGGTTTATGGATATTTCTCACGATTTGTCTTCTGTGTTCCACGATAGTGTGGTAGTTTGGATCGTCAATAGATGGCATGACTTGACATTCATGGTAAACTTTCCCTGTGATGGCTGTCTTCTTGGGAATGGTTTTCACATACGGAATGTATCTGTCTCTACCATCTCTATCGGTCATCACACGGTGTTGGAATCTCCTCTTGTTGTACTTACGCTTCATTTGttgctgtttcttcttcatctctTCCTCTCTTTCCTGTTTCCTTAAATATGCCTGTCTTTGCAACTCTGGGTTGGACTCCAACTCCTTAGCAAACTGCtggtacttcttcaagttctgtTCCGTGAATACATACTCGTTCGCAACCTCCTTCTTCGTTAGTTCGAGGTCATATTCGTGAGGAATATCCTTGTTATCCTCGTCCTCATTCAACAATAACTGGATAGAGTGGTCGCTATTATTGATACGCACCTTACCCAACTCTTGTCCATGCAACCGCGTACGATCTCTCCACTTCTCAGCTAGAAACTTGGGTAGACGAACAAGCcaaatcttcttcctggCACACGATAGATCCAAGTCCAAGGACTCCTCGTAcaccttcttttcgttATTCTCAATATCGTTACCATCGAACGCTTCTTCCCCAACTTCCTCCACCAAATCTTTACCACTGGACTCTGACATTGCTTCCCAGGATACCTATCTAAACAAAAGTCGGTCACTAGTTGTCTCTCCCAGCTTTTGTTCCGCTGTGTTCTCTCGTTTCAAAGGGCAAAGAAAGCTTTAGCTCTACTTCAATTTGAAGGTTTGcatattattttataaaactttattattattattattattagtattaattattaaaagagagaaagcCCTGCTGAACATAGCATATGGGGGAAACAGAGTTGGAAACCTCTGGGATAAAGCATTGTAGAATAACCCTTGTTGGTAAGATAGTATACACACATGGCTAATAGTGTGCATCCGGTGGAGATTAGGTACAGTGGAAAGTCGGATAACTCCGAAAAACCGGAGACCCATGGAACGTCATCGCCATCGGTGTCGCTAGAAGACAGCTGCAATGAGTATATACACGAGATATTAGTCGAGTGGGAGTCCCATGAGTCCCAATACAACGTAGTCCCACTGAAAAGAGTGAAAGTTGCACTATTTCCGTTACTTGTGGCATTACGTAAGAAGGAGCTAGGTCCCGTGCAACTAAATCAGCTTGCCAATGTCTTGGATGGCATTCTCGAAGAAGACTTCAGCAGGGCTAAACAGGAGTACTTGACGTTGAGTATTGGGAAGGGGAAGTTTCCCATTGGGCTCACGAATGTTGGTATTCACGAGAGGAAGCAGGTACAGAGCTCGCAGGCCGAACAAAATATGATTCTTGACGATTGGTGTGTGAATATTAAAAGGCTCATAAATTTCAAACAATGGTTAATCACTCATCACACAGATACAGGGGAGCAACCAAAGCCCCAGGGACAGTAAAATAAACAAGAATGGGAGGCATTGTGAGTGGAATGGTTCAATCCACTGCTACGGATTTTGGGACCGACTATGCGATGGAAAAGTACGAAGAGTTCATGGGCACGAAGTTCCAGCCGGTAAAGGATCCGTACTATGTGGAAATGAGCGATGGGAAACGGGTTCGCCGGCGTTTGCCTGCATACTGCACCAAGCAAGAGACCAAGACCTGGAAAAGGCTCCAGAACCGTGCATGGTACGATGATAGATGTTTTCTTGGCTGTGGGTACCTTTGGATCGACTGGGGCATCGGATGGGCTACGGTGTTATCTTTGATTCCGGTGATTGGACCTGTGTTGATGTATCTGGTGCACAGTTCTACGATTGAATATGCGCGAAAGCGGTACGAGCTACCGGAGAGCCTGGTTCTGAAGATGCACGGCAATATCATGTTTGATCTATTGATCTCGCTTCCACCAGTTATAGGGACGCTGTTTGCATGGATGAGCCAGTGTTCGACGAGGAACGCTGCTATGGTGTACAATTATGTGTGCAAGGCGTCGTGGGCGCGCGAGCAGGCCCAGAGGGAGCAGGGGATCCACCCGCAGGGTCCCTCTGAGCACACGGCACCGCTGCCTGGCCAAGGTGCCGGGCCAGCTGCAGctactaccaccaccaaaACTGGGCTCAATTAGACATCACGTgtgtatcacgtgacccTACCCGCGCGTATATATTGTCTCATAACTCCGTGCACCACGGCCACAATTACCACCAACAGCCCATTCACATTGGAATATAGAAAGTGTATACACACATGTATAGCATACACGCATGTATAGCAACACGAAttgagcagcagcagcagtttcagcagcagcagcagcacaaCACCCACCAATCTTCCCACTTGCAATGCAactcaaagaaaacaggGTCTGGATCGACGGGTGCTTCGACTTCACGCACCACGGCCACTCGGGAGCCATACTGCAGGCCAGAAGAACGATCCCTCTGGACCAGCAGCAAGGAGCAGCGTTGATCTGCGGCGTGCACAATGATGCCGACATCGAGTTCAACAAGGGGGGCAAGCCAGTGatgcaagaagaagaacggtACGAGCACACTTTGAGCAACCGATGGTGCGATGAAATAGTGCGCGATGCGCCGTATGTGACAGACCACCGGGTCTTGGACGCATATGGGTGCAAGTACGTGGTTCACGGGGACGACATAACGTTGGACCACGATGGGAAGGACTGTTACCAGGAGATGAAGGACATGGGCCGGTTCAAAGTGGTGAAGAGGACCGAGGGAGTGAGTACGACAGAGATTATAGATAGAATATTGCGCGACAAGGGACAAAACCCGCACACGGGCGAGGTGGACAGCGAGGCATTGAAGCGGTACAGCAGCGATAAATCAGGGTACAGGCCATGGTGTTGGGTATTTGGGCGTGATTTTGACGATGTGGTTGTAGAAGGGCGCGGCCAATTGGGGAACGGGAATCAATGGACCGTTGTACAAGAGTCCGATGGCTTTGATCTGTTCAATGTGGGCCACATCCAGCAATTGCGAAAGCTCAAGGAACAGGGCAAGCTTGTGTGTTGCAGCATGGGGACAGATCCAGCACGCCATGTGTACATGACACTCGAGGAAAGATGTTTGAGCGTGTTGAGCTGCGAATACGTGGATGCAGTAGTGCTAAAACCTGAACCGCAACTAACAGCAGGACATAGTACTAGTACTGACACGGTCACGATCACCACCTCGCTTAAACCCGAAATCATAAACCGAATCAGCGTTAACAGAGATCATTATgttaaaagaaatataaaaaaggGCGTTACGTATGATCATTAGaatgtatgtatgtgtatatacatacaatTATGTAGGGAAAAAGTCTTTTGTTTATCCGTTCGTTTGAATGCAAACCTAGTTACTTCTCTAGTAGTGCGATTGACTGTTGGAGCCTCTGCGAGACTTATTGTACACGGGCTTGATTTCTCCGGTTTCGATCAAGTCCTCGATTTCGTCACCTGGCTTACCCCAGTTGCCCTTACCGGACCCTTGCTTCTTGACAGCGTTTGGAGCCTCGCCGAAATGGCCATTGTGGGTGAAGAAACGGGAGTCTGCCTTGGCTTCGCGGTTAGTCcatttgtttgttcttgcCATGATGTAGTATTTGTTGTGTAAATGTGTTGTTGTGTACTTGTTTGTTGTACTTGGGGAAGGAGGTAAAGAGTAAACAATACAAAAGACAATACAAATTGTAAAAGGGAAGGGCGGCAAAATCGAATGGGGAGTGAGAAACAAGACAAGACCAGATCCATCCTATTTATACTGTTTACGCGCGCGAGAGGTGGACGCTCTGCTGGGTGGACAATTTCGTTGGAATAAGGGGCGGCTATTGTCTCCGTGGTTACCGCCGGAGACACAAGGAAAAGGCCAGCCTGTATTCTCTAGTAGCTACTAGCAGCTGCTACTAGTTACTTCTATACGACCAGCACGCCACTATGTTGTGCTACTAATACTATAACACTATAACACCATAGTAATAGTATCCGAAAATATACGATGCTATGGACTACCACAGTACAGTGGCGCAGGGCAGCCGGGGTTTccccattttttttttctttttccggATTTCAGGGGGGTGGCTGCGCTGCTGAAATGGAGAAGGGGGCAACCAAACAACGGGGCGACGTAATGAAAGTAAAATGTTGGAAAAGGCAGGCAGGGCTAGGGCGGTGTACGGAGTGATCATTTTCAGATCATGGAGCGATCAGGGAGTTGGGAGGGGAGGAGAGCCAGgccaaagaaagaggaagtCTCCGGAACAGCTGGCGTAGCCGGTGTATACAACGTAGTCGGGTGTTAGAAAGGGTACTTACTACTGCTACCCCTGCAATACCACTACATTGCACAGGTCTGTGTATAGCATAGCATAGCATAGTATAAGTATACACTTTACAAGGGACTCCTCCCCTAGAGAATCCTGGGCCCGTGGCATGCGTACCCGTGTTCCCTGAGGAATCGACACAAGCGGTCACAGTGGCCGAGTGGTTAAGGCGATGCCCTGCTATACTTAGATAGAGAGGCATTGGACTTTGTCTTCGCAGGTTCGAATCCTGTCTGTGACgccatctttttttttcatttccaatttttttccaatttttttttaactccaatttccaatttctAATCTCCTCCTCTCCTGGGCCGAACACCTTCTATGCAGTGAACCGGTAAAGCGGTGAAACGgtgaaattttttttttattattattattattatctgtGGCTTCACGTGACGACTGAAAGTGACGCAAAACGGCCAAACGGCCAAAACGGCTAGCCTAGCAGCCTCTCAGTTCCGATCCGCTCCAATTTGAACTTTATTCCAACTTGATCTCAACTTGATTCGACCTTTAATCGGGGAAGCCAAGGTCCAAAACCCGGCTTAACCCTGTCTTGGCCCTGGGCTGACCCTAGCTTAACCCTGTCTTGGCCTAAAATCGGCCCTGTCGTCACTATCCTGTCACacttttttccttgtttcctttctcgaaacaaatgaaaattcGTACCAAAAGCCGcatagtatatataataatattaatacaGAGACacattattttatttcaacACCATACAAAGGTTGATTCACTGAAAAGAACCCCCGAAACCGACTTCAGGACGTTTGTCATTTGTGGTAGTGTGTCTGCCCATACCATTATTCCActcgatttttttttaatttaaaAAATGGATCCTACAAAGGACCCAAACTTCAAGTCGCCTCAGGAACTAGACAACGAGTCCCTCCAGTCGAACACCGATATCCCCAAAATTGGGCCCATTATCCCATACGTTTTGGCAGATTATAACTCTGCCATCGATAAACCGATCCATCCTCGCAAGTACAAGAAAAATGCGATGAAACGGAAGCTGGCAGCGTCGATGACTCCAAACAAGGACGCTTCCAAGAACaatgcttcttcttcttctggtggtggtagCGGTGGTGGTTCCGGGTCTGGCCATGGGTCTAAGAACGGGATCATTCCGATGAAACAGGAGGAGTTGCAACCGGTTTCTGCTGAGACCAGCAGTGGTTCTGAGTCGGAAACTAGCGACTCAGAGTCGTTGGGTGCGCAGCCAGACCCAATTGACGAAGCAGCCACGGCAGTAGCGAAGGTAGCTGCAGCTGCAGCTGCTGTTAATAACACTGTGTCAGCAGTTGCTGCAGAATTTAACGATCCATCGGCCGTGGATCCAACAACATCGACGTCAGAATTCGTCGACTCCTCCTCATCAGTGCCGGCCGTCGACCCTGAAATCACATCGAGAATCCACAAGTTCCAAATCGCAGACCTTGAGGAAGTCCCCCACGGTATCACACGACAGGCCAACAACTTGAAGGACTACCAGTTCCCAACACACAGGCTGAAACACCGTCTCAGAAACCCAAACAAACTACCGTTGGTCATTGTTGCGTGCGGGTCCTTCTCGCCCATAACGTATCTCCACTTGCGGATGTTCGAGATGGCCCTCGACGCCATCAGCGAGCAGACCCGTTTCGAGGTCATTGGTGGTTACTACAGTCCCGTCAGCGATAACTACCAGAAACCTGGGTTGGCGCCAGCGCACCATAGGGTACGGATGTGCGAGTTGGGGTGCGAGAGAACGTCGTCGTGGCTTATGGTCGACGCCTGGGAGTCCCTCCAGCCAACTTACACCAGAACCGCAATGGTCTTGGACCATTTCAACGAGGAGATTAACGTCAAGCGCAAGGGTGTCATCAAGAACGACTTGGGCGAGCGGATGGGCGT
This genomic interval from Kluyveromyces marxianus DMKU3-1042 DNA, complete genome, chromosome 4 contains the following:
- the NMA2 gene encoding nicotinamide-nucleotide adenylyltransferase NMA2, producing the protein MDPTKDPNFKSPQELDNESLQSNTDIPKIGPIIPYVLADYNSAIDKPIHPRKYKKNAMKRKLAASMTPNKDASKNNASSSSGGGSGGGSGSGHGSKNGIIPMKQEELQPVSAETSSGSESETSDSESLGAQPDPIDEAATAVAKVAAAAAAVNNTVSAVAAEFNDPSAVDPTTSTSEFVDSSSSVPAVDPEITSRIHKFQIADLEEVPHGITRQANNLKDYQFPTHRLKHRLRNPNKLPLVIVACGSFSPITYLHLRMFEMALDAISEQTRFEVIGGYYSPVSDNYQKPGLAPAHHRVRMCELGCERTSSWLMVDAWESLQPTYTRTAMVLDHFNEEINVKRKGVIKNDLGERMGVKIMLLAGGDLIESMGEPNVWADYDLHHILGNYGCLIVERTGSDVRSFLLSHDIMYEHRRNILVIKQLIYNDISSTKVRLFIRRGMSVQYLLPNSVIRYIQEHGLYVNQTEPVKQVIGNKD
- the STF2 gene encoding ATPase-stabilizing factor 15 kDa protein, with protein sequence MARTNKWTNREAKADSRFFTHNGHFGEAPNAVKKQGSGKGNWGKPGDEIEDLIETGEIKPVYNKSRRGSNSQSHY
- the PRP18 gene encoding mRNA splicing protein PRP18, which codes for MANSVHPVEIRYSGKSDNSEKPETHGTSSPSVSLEDSCNEYIHEILVEWESHESQYNVVPLKRVKVALFPLLVALRKKELGPVQLNQLANVLDGILEEDFSRAKQEYLTLSIGKGKFPIGLTNVGIHERKQVQSSQAEQNMILDDWCVNIKRLINFKQWLITHHTDTGEQPKPQGQ
- the ECT1 gene encoding ethanolamine-phosphate cytidylyltransferase, whose protein sequence is MYSIHASAQHPPIFPLAMQLKENRVWIDGCFDFTHHGHSGAILQARRTIPLDQQQGAALICGVHNDADIEFNKGGKPVMQEEERYEHTLSNRWCDEIVRDAPYVTDHRVLDAYGCKYVVHGDDITLDHDGKDCYQEMKDMGRFKVVKRTEGVSTTEIIDRILRDKGQNPHTGEVDSEALKRYSSDKSGYRPWCWVFGRDFDDVVVEGRGQLGNGNQWTVVQESDGFDLFNVGHIQQLRKLKEQGKLVCCSMGTDPARHVYMTLEERCLSVLSCEYVDAVVLKPEPQLTAGHSTSTDTVTITTSLKPEIINRISVNRDHYVKRNIKKGVTYDH